DNA sequence from the Streptomyces sp. NBC_01497 genome:
GACGTCAATCTCGATATCGGCCTGATCGAACCGGAGGCGGCCGAGGCCAAGTCTCTGACCGAACTAACGCTCGCTCTCTCTGCAGACCTGCACGGGGCGCTGCTGGAACTGGAACACCTTGCAGCCGATTTGGACATTCAGTTGCCGCCGGCGGCGACGTAGCTGCGGCAAGGGAGTTATGTGCATAGCCGGTTAGGACTGGTCTGCTCATCGTCCCCCTACCACTCGTCGATGTCGCCGTACTTCCCCGGGTTCCGAGCGCGGTCCGCAGCCTGTGCACAAGCCTCAGCGAAGGCCGCCTCCACGGCGTCCTTGTCCGTGCCTCGCACCTGGGCCTCGACCTCCTGGCCTGACCGGGTCGTCGGGCCGTGCGCCAGGCCGAGGCCCGGTCGGTGTAGCGGTCGGTCTCGAAGTCCCAGGCCGGTACCGACCACTGCTCAGGGAGTCCAGTCGCTGTGCGTTCCCCACCGGGGAGGAACAAGGCCCGTGCTTGGAAGACCAAGGCCCGCTCCGGCACGCGGTCGCGGATAGCGCTCGTGCCGCTGGGGCACTGGTGCTCCCAGCGCCAGCGGTCCCATTCCTCGACCCCGGCGGTGTGGTCGGGCCAGTCCTCGCTCCAACGTCCGACGACCTCTTCGGCGTGCTCGCGGTGGAGGAAAGGCACACGACGCCCGCCCAGGTAGGCGACGTGAACCACCAGTTCGGCGGGAACGGGACTCTGGCCGGCACCCGGCGCAGCGCTTCCCACGGTCTCGTCCGTGCCCCACAAGAGGCCGCCCACCTTGGCGGCGGTGTCCTTGAGGACGCGGCTGGTCAGGTGCTGGTAGCGGCGTCGCATCCGGGCGGACTTGCCAGGTTCCCAGCCCATGATGGAGTCGACGATCGCATCGGAGACGCCGAGGATGAGCAGGACAGTGGCCGCGGTGTGGCGGGCGTCGTGAAGACGGGCATCACGAACGCCAGCGGCCTTCAATAGCTCCTTCCACTTGTGGTAGTCCGTGTTCGGGTTCAAGGGCTCGCCGGTGGGTGAGGTGAACACGTACCCCTCTCCCTCCACAAGTCACGCGCCCGAGCTCGCTCGTGGGCCTGCTCCTCGCGATGCTGCCGGAGTAGCTGGAGCAGCTCGTCGGGCACGCCAATGGGCCTCTGGCCCGCCCGGGACTTGGCGTTCTTCGTCTCGCGTCGGGTGTTGATCTTCTGAGGGCAGAAGCCCGGCTCATGCTCTCACCGGGCATAGCGTCGAAGGGCCCCACCGGTCGCGGTGGGGCCCTTCGACGTTCCCACGACGGCGCGGTCTCATCCGGAGTCTTAACGAGACCGGCCGGCCCCCTCCGTACCGCTTCGGCCGACCGTGCCGAGCGCGATCAGCCGTTGCGGGTCGATACGGTGCGGGTCGGTGCCGTGCGGGTCGGTGCCGTGCGGGTCCAACTCGCGTCCGCCTTCCCACCGGTCCCCGAGCGGTTTACGGTGACAGCCGACAGCGTCTTGACTCTCATCGCACGGCGAACTTCTGGGCCGCGGAGCCGTTGCAGTCCCAGATCTGCAGCCGCGTACCGTTCGCGGTGGCACCCGACGGCGAGTCGATGCACCGGCCGGTGGTCGGGTTGGACATCGAGCCGTCGGCGTTGGCGACCCAGTTCTGGTAACCCCCGCCGTTGCACGTGGCGAGCTGGAGCTTCGTACCCGCGGCACTGTTGCCGCCGGCGATGTCCAGGCACCTGCCGAGGGTCCGCAGGGTCTGGCCGCTCCAGGTCCAGTGCTGGTCCTGGGCCGCCGACTGGCAGTCCCACAGCTGGACCGCGGTGCCGTCGCCGCCGGTGTCGTCCCCGGCCACGTCCACGCACTTGCCGCCCGGGCCGGCGATCGTCCCCGAACCGCCGCCCCCGGAGCCGGGTGCCTTGTTGTAGACGGCCACCGAATCGATCACCATCTTGCCGCCGGAGACCGTGGCCGCGTTCGGGCCGCCACCGAAGGCGTCCGGGAAGCCGCCGCCCATCGCCAGGTCGTAGATGATGAAGAACGGGTGATCGATCGCGTCGGACCAGGTCGTCGCGTCCACCTGGTTGGCTTTGACGGTGAAGAAGTTGTTCCCGTCGAGGTAGAACCGGATCTGCTCCGGCGACACCGAGCGGTCGATCTCCGCCGCGTAGTCGTGGAAGCCGGTCTGGCAACCGGAACAGGCCCGCTCACCCGAGCCGATGCCGGTCGATTCGTTGCACGGCCCGCCCGGGCTCACCCCGCAGTGGATGGTGCTGAAGTCGGAGCTGCGGCCGTTGATGTCCTCCATGATGTCGACCTCACCGGACTTCGGCCAGGACACACCGGCCCGCAGCGGTGCGCCGAGCATCCAGAAGGCCGGCCAGTAGCCCGCACCGTTGGCGGTGCTGACGTTGGGCTGCTGGAGGACCGACTCGATGCGTACGACTCCGCCGGCCGGAGCGCCGAAGGTTGCCGCCTGGGTCTCCACGCGCCCGGACGTCCATCCGGCCCGCGGGTCGGAACCGGAGTGCTGGGCCTGGAGCACCAGGTGACCCTGGCCGTCGTGGAAGACATTCGACGTGCTGCTGGTCATGGTCTCGATCTCGCCGGTGCCGAAATTGCTGCCCGGCCCGGTGTCGTACTTCCACTGGCTCTGGTCGATACCGGTGCCGGACGCGCCGTTGAAGTCGTCGCTCCAGGTGAGCGTGAAGCCCGACGGCGTCGGGGGCACTGCCGCCCCTGCGTCCGCTGTCGCGACGGCGGTGGCCGCCACCGTGAGCGCGACCACAGGAACCAGCTTGAGCGTTCTCTTCCACCTGTCGAGCTGCGGTCTTGCACGATTGAAGCGCATGTGTCCGACCTCCGGGGAAAGGGCAGGATGCCGCGTGTCCGCTATGCCTCCGGCGGGGCACCACTGGGCGCACGATGCCGACGGACGTCAGCCGGCCCGGCAGGACAGACACGGGACCTTGTCATGGACACAGCTTGTCGATCGGCCCGACATTCGACAAGACGGTCGGCGCTTTTTGCCGTCACGGAGCACCCGAACTCCGGGCACTCGGCAACCCCCGTTTCACCGGTCTCACGGCTACCCCGGCCGACCCGCCTCGTCCCTGTCCGCGACCGCCGTTCCGCGAGATTCTCGCGGCGACCGAGAACCCTTGGTCCGTCACGGCACCGAGCAGCCGCTCTCGCCGACGACCACTGCCCCGGGTCGCATTCGCCGTCCGCGAGGGGTACGACCACTCCCCGAACGGCATCGCGCGACGTACGACGGAACTCACCGGCAGCCATCCGACGGGAGTACGCGCCACTCGACGTCTTCCACCGGCCGCGAGCCGCCCGCTCACCCGGCTCATGCCGGCGGTGGACGATCCAACGTCCCTCGCCGCACCAGGAAGGACCCCGCGTCCTTCGTCGCCGCTCCCACCGGGCGCGACACGGAAAGCCCCGCCTCCCGGCGCCTTCCACGGGGCTCTCCGCGTATGTGCCCCAGTGGGAAGCACCCGGCCGTCCTGCCTGGGTTCCTGGCGTCCTGCCTGGGTCCCTGGCGTCCCGCTTGGTAGCGGGCGTCCCACCTGATCGCGGGCGTCCTGCCTGGTCGCAGATGTCCTGCCTGGTTCCGGGTGCCCGTCAGCGCGCGTCGGCGAGGACCGGCGCCTGCCAGACGTCGATCACGATCCGGTGCTGCTTCGGGCTCAACGCCGCCTGGCCACCCGCGTAGTTCCGGTCGACCTTCGCCGCCTCTGCCGCGCTCGGCTTGGCGTCGGTGCACGACGTACCGGGACCGTGGCCGGACATCAACTCCGAGCACGGACCGGTGTAGTCGTCAGGCAGCCCGAGGATGTGCCCGGTCTCGTGCGCCGCGATCCGGGTCATGTCGTAGCCCTCATCGACCGCTTCCTGGCCCAGTTGCACCTGCCCTCTGCTGCCTCCCGGGACGATCGGCCCGAGCGTCGTCTGGGGCCAGCCACTGGTCGCCACGTAGACGAAGTTGGCAGATCCAGGCGAACTCGCGGGCTGCAGGCGCACGTTGTGTTCTGCGGCGTTCCAGTTCTTCGCGCCTTGCGTGATCGCGCCCGCCCACTGTCCTGCTCGGCTGGCGTCGTAGGTCAAAGTGACCACCGCTGCCGTCGTCTTCGGCGCCGGGTGCGCCAAAGCCGCACCGGACGCGGCGCCCAGCATGGCCGGGATCAGTGCCGCCACGGCTGCTATCCGCTTGATCATGAGCCTCGTTCCCCTCCCTGACGTCGGGTGCCTGTGAGCCACAAGGGCACCACGCCATCAGCGGACGCCACAAGTAGGCCTCATACAAGGGCAGTTGATGGAGATCACCCACAGCCGTGATCTTTTGTGCCGCGTCCTGTGCGTCACGGGCAGCCTGCCTGACGAGGCCCCCACGGGGTTCGGGTGGTTCCCTGGGCGCCGTGTGACGGACGATGGGTGCTGACGGGTGCGCGCGAACGTGAGGGGCAGCGTAGTGACAGACAGCGAATCCATCCGGGCGGAGTCGGACCTCCGGCCACGCGGTGGGGGGCAGGAGAGCACCGCGGCCGCTGCGGCCGTGGACGGGGCGGAGCCCGCACCTGACCCCGTGTCCGAGGAAGGCGAACCGCGTCCTCGGCGGTCCCTGCGTCGACGACTGGGCGGGACCGTGGTCCTGCTCGTCCTCGCGATGCTCTTCTTCCTGCCCTGGTGGACGCTGTTCGCCTCCGGCGCCGACTGGCCGTTGCCGGTCTTCCTCTCCGGCACGGTCGTCTTCGCCGCTTGGCTGGCCTCCTTCCCCTTCCTCATGGGCGCGGGTCACGGGCGGCGTCGGGCCGACCGGGCGGCCCGCATCGCGGACAGCTCCCTCGGGATGATCTGGGTGCTGTTCACCTGGTCGGTGCTGGGCGGCCTGGCGCACCTCGTGCTGATCGCGTTCGGCCTCGGTGGCGCCGAACCGGCCCGGAGCATTGCCGTGGCCGTCGCCGTGGTCTCCGCCGTGCTGCTGGCATGGGGACACCACGAGGCCATGCGCGTGCCCCGGGTGAAGCGGCTGGACGTGCGCGTCCCGCGGCTCGGCACAGGTCTGGCCGGCACCCGTGTCGTGGTGCTGGCGGACACCCACTTCGGGCCGATCGACCGGGCCGACTGGTCGGCGAGGGTCGCCGAGGCTGTCAACGCGCTCGACCCGGACATCGTGGTCCACGCGGGTGACATCGCGGACGGGACCCCCGCCCAGCGCCACGGGCAGTCCGAGCCGCTCGGGACGATCCGGTCGCGGCTCGCGAAGGTCTATGTCACGGGGAACCACGAGTACTTCGGAGAGGCTCAGGGCTGGCTGGATCGCATGGCGCAACTGGGCTGGGAGCCGCTGCACAACCGCCATGTCGTGGTGGAGCGCGGAGGTGACCTCCTTGTCCTGGCCGGCGTGGACGACGTGACCGCCGAGTCCTCCGGCGTGGCCGGACACCGTGCGAACCTGACGGGCGCGCTGGCGGGGGCGAATCCGGAACGGCCGGTCCTGCTCGTCGCCCACCAGCCCAAGTACGTCGGGCAGGCCGCTGCGGCCGGCATCGATCTGCAGGTCTCCGGGCACACGCACGGCGGCCAGATCTGGCCGTTCAACTTCCTGGTCCGCATCGATCAGCCGGTGGTGCACGGCCTGAGCCGGCACGGCGAGCGCACGCAGCTCTACACCAGCCGGGGCACCGGCTTCTGGGGGCCGCCGTTCCGTGTCTTCGCACCGAGCGAGATCACGCTGCTCACCCTGCGGCCGGGCAGCGAGGGGCCCACCTCAGAGCGCACTGAAGAGACGGCCACGGACACCTCAAACGCCACGGACGCCACAGACACCTCAGACGCCACGAACTCGACGGCGGGCACGGGGGTCGACGACAGGTGACCGCGGGGTGACGCCCGGGCTTTCGGCCGGGCTCGGCCGGCAGGGCCCGGGCTTTCGGTCGGCAGGGCCCTGCCGTCGTCGGGTCCGTCCGACCAACTCCGTAGAACGGATCTCGCCAGAGAAGGGCTCGGACAGCAGAACCGACGGTCCTTGAGGTCAGTCCCGCCGGCTTGCGAAGTGCACGAGGATCCGCCCCTCGTTGCCTTGGGCGATCTCGAAACGCTCGTACAGCTTGCGCATGTGGGGCTGGTTCAGGAAGGCGACGACGCGTCCCCGCAACTTCCCCGACCCCTTGCCCGGAATGATCTCGACCGTGGTCTCACCCGTCGCTTTGGCCTGGAACATCGCCTGGCGGAGAGCGACTTCGATGTCGCGGTTGTTGCGGAAGATCGGATGGAGATCCACCGTGAGCATCGCGCCCCCTCCAGTTGAGTCACGCGCCGCGGATCACCGCACGGCTTCGTTCCGCCCAGCCTACGGCCGGTTTTCCCAGGCCCTTGCAGTTGTCCCAAGTTCCCTGCGGCTCCCTGCTCCGGCGCACGCGCGGGTAGCGCCCAAGTCCGACGAAGCCGCTCACAAAAGTGAGACACAATAACGCGGGCCACGATGCATCGCATGGAAGAGACCGCGGGAGCGACGAGGACGACAGGACCGCGGGCCCGCTACCGGGAGCAGACCCGCGGGGAGATCAAGGAGGTCTCCCTGCGCCAGCTGGCCGCGGGCGGCATTCCGGCGATCGCCCTCACGCGGATCGCCAAGGAGCTCGGACTCTCCGGCCCCGCCCTGTACCGCTACTTCGCCGGCCGGGACGACCTGCTCGGTTCCCTCATCGGCGACGCGTACGAGGCCCTTGCCGCGGCCGTCGCCACTGCGGCGGAGGAGTCAGCGAAGTACACCCCGCGCCATCGCCTGCTGTCCCTGGCAGGTGCCGCGCGGGCGTGGGCCGTGCGGCAGCCCCACCGCTACCTGCTGATCGCCGGATCACCGCTGCCCGGTTACACGGCCCCATCGGACACTCTCCTGCAGGCGCGAGCGGCGCTCGGGCCGTTCCTGCGCGTCTTCGAGTCCACGCGGCCCGGCCCCGCGGTCCTGCCGCTCGTCGAGCAGATGACCGTGTGGGCACGCGAGGACCGGACGGTCGCCGACTGGGTGGCGGAGTACGTCACGGCACCGGACGGCGAGGACCGCGCGGGCCCCGCGCTGGCCGGGTCCGTCATGGCGTGGACCCGTATGCACGGAGTGGTGAGTCTGGACGTCGCGGGACAGTTCAGCGGCATGGGCCACAAGCCGGGCACGCTGCTTGAGGTGGAGATGAACACGCTCGCCGACACCTTCGGGCTCGACTGACCCGAACCGTCGTTCTTCTTCGGGCTCGACCGGCCCATCGTTCCTCAAGGACGCCACGGACCGGCCCATCGTTCCTCAAGGACGGCACGGCGGCAGCTTTCGCCGGCGCCGGCCTGCCCTTCCGCGGATCCGTCCCCTTCGTTTTCGTTCGCGGGCGTCATCGGCAGCGACGTCCCGCGCACGTTGTCTTCACACCGCGCAGAGGGCGGCGCCAGCCGGTGGCTCCTCACGGATGCGCGAAGACCCACCGGCCGCCGGGCGGACGCTACTCGGTGGTCAGGTCGTCGAAGTCGACCTCACCGGTGGTGCCCGGGTTGTGCGAGGTGGCGAAGATGCCGACGTCCTGGGTGGCCGCCGCTGTCGGGACGTCGGCGGTGCCTACGGCGTTCCACGTGGTGCCGTCGGTGGAGTAGTAGCCGCTGAACGTGGTGCCGTTGCGCACCAGTTTCAGCCACGAGGGATACGTCGTCGTGCCGGCCGCGCTCTCTGTGTCGAGGTGGCCGTCACCGTCGCTGTCCGAGTCGAGGAGGTACCCGTGGCCGGGTGTCTCCACCAGGATCGCGAAGCCGGGTGAGCCGTCGGCGTCGGTGATGTCGTTGCGGGCCATGAGACCCGTCTTCGCCCAGACGTCGGTGTCCGACTGGGAGTCGATCTTCACCGTGGTCGTCGAACCGTCGTGTTCGGCTCCCGGCAGGTACAGCGCGCCGTACTCGTTGATGCCGTTGTAGAGGTCGGCTCCCTGCGCGCGGATGCCGAGCCGGGTGCCGAGGCGGCTGAAGTCGGCGCTGGTCGAGGAGAACGTCGTGTACGGCGCCCCCACCGGCCTGTCGACGGTGACCGTGGCGCCGGCCGAGTCCTGTGCACGGACGGCCGGCAGGTATCTGTACGTGGCGGTCGCGTCGACCGAGCCGGAGGTGAACAGATCGGTGGACGCCGGGATCGTGACCAGGTAGGTGCCCGTCGCCGTAGCGCCGGCCCGCACCTCACGCACGGTGGTCGCGGAGGTCGGGACCGCCGTCACACCGGCCGACGGGGTCAGCTTGAGGTCGACGTTCCTGACGGGGCTTGAGCCGTTGTCGGAGAAGGTCGTGGTGACCGTGTACGGCGTGCCGTCGGCGGTCGGCGCGGACGGCGCGGACCAGCTCACGGCCACCGCGGTGTCCGGCCTGGTCGCGGGGGCGGTGTGGTCGAGCGGGTGGACACGGAACAGGGCCACGCCGTGCGACGGGACGTCGGCCGCGATGGTGCCCGTCGACTCGCTGCTTCCCCGGGTCCACAGGTCCCGCAGGGAGTAGTCGGAGGCGGCGGGCAGCCCGAGGGCCGCGGCGGTGGTGGACACGGAGCGGGTCTGGAGGCCCGTGTTGAACAGGCCGACGAGGGCGTCGCCGTTCTTCTCCCTCTTCGCGAACACCTGCGAGGTGGCGTCGTGGGCGAGCCGCTTCGCGTCGATACCGTCCTGGTCGACGGACAGGACGTCGGCGTTCTTCAGCAGGGCGAGGTCGGTCGGGTCGAGATGGGTGAGGTCCGTGCCGAGCATCAGCGGCGACGAAGCCAGTGACCACAGACTCGTCTGCGTCTTGCGTTCGTCGAGGGTCAGGCCGTCGTTCGCGCCGTTGCCGACTTCGAGCGAGTCGTAGTCGTTGAACCCGCCGGGGCCGCCGTACGGGGCCCAGGCCGCGGCCTGGTCGAACCGTGTGGAGACCGACCCCCACGAGGTCAGCGGGAAGCTGCTGTCGTCCTTGCCGCAGTAGCACTCGACGTCGCCGCCCGTGCGCCAGCCGTCCGCGAGGTCCGCCCAGGTCGCGGCGTTGTTGATGTCGAGGCTGTTGGACAGTTCCAGATGGATCGGGCGCCCGGTCCGCTTCAGGGCGCTCGACCAGGCCCGTACGTCCTGGACGTCCGGCGTGCCGACGCCGTCGATCTTGAGGTAGTCGACTCCCCAGCCGGCGAACTGGCCGGCCCACGAGTCCACGAAGGCCTGCGCCCCGGGCTTGGTGTAGTCGATTCCGACCATGCCGCCGCAGTTGTAGTTGCTCTCCGCGGCGGACGTGGCGATGTCGTCGGCGTGGTAGGTCGTGCCCTTGATCGCGGTGTTCCGCGCGACGGCCTGGTGCGAAATGCCGGGCGTCACGTACAGGCCGAACTTCAGCCCCAGGGAGTGCACGTAGTCGGCGACGACCTGGACGCCGTCCTCGCCTCCCTTCGGCGGGAACTTCGTCTCGTCGGTGACCCAGCGGCCGTACTGGTCCACGTCCGGGCCCTGGCTTCCCGGGCAGTGGTACCAGAAGTCGTCGACGTTGACGTAGACGTAGCCCTCCTTGGAGAGGCCGCTGCTCTTCATCGCCCTGGCGGCCGCCTCGATGTTCTGCGCTGTCGGGTTCTTACGGACGGCGCTCCAACTGCTCCAGCCCAACGCGGGTCTCGCGCCGGCGCCGTTGTCCGCGGCGTCGGCCGCCGGTGCGCTGGTCGCGGTCAGACCCGCGACGAGCAGTAGTCCCCCGGTGAACGCGGCCAGCAGGCCACGTACGGATCTCTTCATTGAGACGTCCTCCACGGCCGCGCCACGACGGCGCGGCAGCACACAATCGGGTCTGGTCCAGCGGGTGTTCGTGCCGGTAGGCGATCAGCGGCTCAAAATCGACTGCGAAGTGAACACAATCGAACGCGATCCTTCAGATATCACCAACTGGTCAGATCCATGTCAAGGGTGCCTGTCCGCCCGGCCCGCACCCACGACGTGCGGCAGGACGGGGAAAGCACGCCGGGAGAGACGTCGGAGGCACTCGCCCGCGCGTCCGCTCCGGTCGTCAGCCGAGATGCACGCTCCAGATGTCGCCCTGCCCCGGCCAGTCCCCGCGCTCGTCCTCCGCCGCCACCACGACGACCTTCACGGGGCCGGCCGCGAACCGGTACTCCGTGAAGTCGCCCTGCTCGGACCGGGTGCGAACGGGCACGTCCGGGCGCCGGGCGACGGCATCCGCGAGGTCGCGCCACGGCATGAAGCGGGGGAAGGACACCCCGGTGACCCGGCACCACTCCACAACGATCCCCGGCTGGGCGGGAATCCGGTGAAGCTCCAGGGACGCGCCTCCCAGCGTCCAGGCCGGGCCACCGAAGCAGTCCAGAGCGAGTAGCCCGTAATCCCTGCGAAGCCAGTTCCTGCCCGCTGACTCCTGAGTGAAATCCAGCGGCAGCAGCTCATCGATCTCAGTCAGCGGACAACCGGTACCGAACCCGAGCAGGTGCCCGGTGGACACCCATTGGACGAGAAACTCGACGGCTGTCACGGTTCTGCCCCTCAGCTCGATCGCGGCATGGGCACCCCGCCGCTCGTCCGGACCCGGGCGGCCCCGGGCCCGGCCCGGACGAGCGGCGGGCCCGGTCCAGGACGAGCGGCGGGCCCGGCGGCTCCGAGGCCGACCGCCCCGGTCGCGGACAGTTCCGGGTCCCGACGGCCCCTGCCTCCAGGCAGCCACGGATCCGAACGGCGCTTGCCCCCGGACAGCCACGGACCCGGGCAGTACTCGATATGGCGGCTCAGCGCAGGTGGACCGGCAGTGCGTCGACCCCGTAGACGATCGACACCTTCCGGAACGCCAGGTCCCTGGGCTCGACCGCGAGCCGCATCTCCGGGAAACGGCTGACCAGTTGCGGGAAGGCCGCGCGGAGTTCCATCCTGCCCAGTTCCGCGCCGACGCAGCGGTGGATGCCGTAGCCGAAGGCCAGGTGGGGCGAGGCGGGCGGGCGGCTCGGGTCGAAGGTGTCCATGTCCGGCCCGAGGCGCGGGTCGCGGTCGGCGGCGCTGAGGGAGACGATGACGATGTCGCCCTCGGCTATCTGTACGCCGCCGATCTCGTTGTCCTCGCGGGCGAACCGGGGGAACGCCGTCTGCACCACCGTGAGATGACGCAGGAGTTCGTCGACGAACGGTCCGGCGACCGCCGCCGGGTCGGGCGCGTCGCGCAGGGCCGTGAGGTGCTCGCGGTCCTGCAGCATGATGAGCGTGCCGAGGCCGAGCATGCTCGCGGTGGTCTCCAGCCCGCCGGTGAGGACACCGTCGGCGAGACCGGTGAGTTCCTCGTCGGTGACCTTGTCCCCGTGTTCCCGTACGAGCATGCCGAGCAGACCGTCACCGGGATCGCGGCGCTGCTGTTCGATCACGCCGCGCAGGTAGTTGCGGGACTCCGTGATCGCTCCGAACGACGCGCCGACTCCGCCGAGGACGTCGAACCGCGCGACCGAGAACCGCTGGAAGGCGTCCCGTTCCTCGTAGGGCACGCCCAGGAGTTCACAGATGACCAGCGCCGGGACCGGCATCGCGAAGTGCTCGATGAAGTCGACCGTGCCGTCCGGCCCCGCCGCGTCGGACAGCGCCGCCAGCCGCTCCTCGACGATGGCGTGGATGCGGGGAGCGAGGCGGCCCAGGCGCCGCATCGTGAACTCGGGGGTGAGCAGCCGCCGCAGATGCGTGTGGTCCGGCGGGTCCGTGAAGCCCAGACCGCCCGGCTCGTGGTGCTCGTCGACGCCGCTGCGTCCGATGAGGTGCGCGAAGTCGTTGCTGAACGCGCGGGCGTCGCCGAGGACCTGGCGGGCCTCGTCGTAACTGGAGACGAGC
Encoded proteins:
- a CDS encoding TetR/AcrR family transcriptional regulator; its protein translation is MEETAGATRTTGPRARYREQTRGEIKEVSLRQLAAGGIPAIALTRIAKELGLSGPALYRYFAGRDDLLGSLIGDAYEALAAAVATAAEESAKYTPRHRLLSLAGAARAWAVRQPHRYLLIAGSPLPGYTAPSDTLLQARAALGPFLRVFESTRPGPAVLPLVEQMTVWAREDRTVADWVAEYVTAPDGEDRAGPALAGSVMAWTRMHGVVSLDVAGQFSGMGHKPGTLLEVEMNTLADTFGLD
- a CDS encoding snapalysin family zinc-dependent metalloprotease is translated as MIKRIAAVAALIPAMLGAASGAALAHPAPKTTAAVVTLTYDASRAGQWAGAITQGAKNWNAAEHNVRLQPASSPGSANFVYVATSGWPQTTLGPIVPGGSRGQVQLGQEAVDEGYDMTRIAAHETGHILGLPDDYTGPCSELMSGHGPGTSCTDAKPSAAEAAKVDRNYAGGQAALSPKQHRIVIDVWQAPVLADAR
- a CDS encoding Smr/MutS family protein codes for the protein MLTVDLHPIFRNNRDIEVALRQAMFQAKATGETTVEIIPGKGSGKLRGRVVAFLNQPHMRKLYERFEIAQGNEGRILVHFASRRD
- a CDS encoding ricin-type beta-trefoil lectin domain protein, translated to MRFNRARPQLDRWKRTLKLVPVVALTVAATAVATADAGAAVPPTPSGFTLTWSDDFNGASGTGIDQSQWKYDTGPGSNFGTGEIETMTSSTSNVFHDGQGHLVLQAQHSGSDPRAGWTSGRVETQAATFGAPAGGVVRIESVLQQPNVSTANGAGYWPAFWMLGAPLRAGVSWPKSGEVDIMEDINGRSSDFSTIHCGVSPGGPCNESTGIGSGERACSGCQTGFHDYAAEIDRSVSPEQIRFYLDGNNFFTVKANQVDATTWSDAIDHPFFIIYDLAMGGGFPDAFGGGPNAATVSGGKMVIDSVAVYNKAPGSGGGGSGTIAGPGGKCVDVAGDDTGGDGTAVQLWDCQSAAQDQHWTWSGQTLRTLGRCLDIAGGNSAAGTKLQLATCNGGGYQNWVANADGSMSNPTTGRCIDSPSGATANGTRLQIWDCNGSAAQKFAVR
- a CDS encoding cytochrome P450, with translation MRSARTAVTAWLARRYFSRLRRKGTGLDLSTLSKLPDAALLPLRREGLDPLPELGALREREPVSRLPVPGMTVWLVSSYDEARQVLGDARAFSNDFAHLIGRSGVDEHHEPGGLGFTDPPDHTHLRRLLTPEFTMRRLGRLAPRIHAIVEERLAALSDAAGPDGTVDFIEHFAMPVPALVICELLGVPYEERDAFQRFSVARFDVLGGVGASFGAITESRNYLRGVIEQQRRDPGDGLLGMLVREHGDKVTDEELTGLADGVLTGGLETTASMLGLGTLIMLQDREHLTALRDAPDPAAVAGPFVDELLRHLTVVQTAFPRFAREDNEIGGVQIAEGDIVIVSLSAADRDPRLGPDMDTFDPSRPPASPHLAFGYGIHRCVGAELGRMELRAAFPQLVSRFPEMRLAVEPRDLAFRKVSIVYGVDALPVHLR
- a CDS encoding metallophosphoesterase, whose amino-acid sequence is MVLLVLAMLFFLPWWTLFASGADWPLPVFLSGTVVFAAWLASFPFLMGAGHGRRRADRAARIADSSLGMIWVLFTWSVLGGLAHLVLIAFGLGGAEPARSIAVAVAVVSAVLLAWGHHEAMRVPRVKRLDVRVPRLGTGLAGTRVVVLADTHFGPIDRADWSARVAEAVNALDPDIVVHAGDIADGTPAQRHGQSEPLGTIRSRLAKVYVTGNHEYFGEAQGWLDRMAQLGWEPLHNRHVVVERGGDLLVLAGVDDVTAESSGVAGHRANLTGALAGANPERPVLLVAHQPKYVGQAAAAGIDLQVSGHTHGGQIWPFNFLVRIDQPVVHGLSRHGERTQLYTSRGTGFWGPPFRVFAPSEITLLTLRPGSEGPTSERTEETATDTSNATDATDTSDATNSTAGTGVDDR
- a CDS encoding NEW3 domain-containing protein, with translation MKRSVRGLLAAFTGGLLLVAGLTATSAPAADAADNGAGARPALGWSSWSAVRKNPTAQNIEAAARAMKSSGLSKEGYVYVNVDDFWYHCPGSQGPDVDQYGRWVTDETKFPPKGGEDGVQVVADYVHSLGLKFGLYVTPGISHQAVARNTAIKGTTYHADDIATSAAESNYNCGGMVGIDYTKPGAQAFVDSWAGQFAGWGVDYLKIDGVGTPDVQDVRAWSSALKRTGRPIHLELSNSLDINNAATWADLADGWRTGGDVECYCGKDDSSFPLTSWGSVSTRFDQAAAWAPYGGPGGFNDYDSLEVGNGANDGLTLDERKTQTSLWSLASSPLMLGTDLTHLDPTDLALLKNADVLSVDQDGIDAKRLAHDATSQVFAKREKNGDALVGLFNTGLQTRSVSTTAAALGLPAASDYSLRDLWTRGSSESTGTIAADVPSHGVALFRVHPLDHTAPATRPDTAVAVSWSAPSAPTADGTPYTVTTTFSDNGSSPVRNVDLKLTPSAGVTAVPTSATTVREVRAGATATGTYLVTIPASTDLFTSGSVDATATYRYLPAVRAQDSAGATVTVDRPVGAPYTTFSSTSADFSRLGTRLGIRAQGADLYNGINEYGALYLPGAEHDGSTTTVKIDSQSDTDVWAKTGLMARNDITDADGSPGFAILVETPGHGYLLDSDSDGDGHLDTESAAGTTTYPSWLKLVRNGTTFSGYYSTDGTTWNAVGTADVPTAAATQDVGIFATSHNPGTTGEVDFDDLTTE